In Micromonospora purpureochromogenes, a single window of DNA contains:
- a CDS encoding 1,4-dihydroxy-6-naphthoate synthase, with product MALSLAISPCPNDTFVFHALVHGRVPGAPPVEVTYADVDVTNTAAERGAFDLVKVSYAALPWLLDDYHLLPCGGALGRGCGPLVLTRSAAGDRAAGDSAAGDGATAGAGRPDRADLSGATVAVPGDRTTAYLLFRLWSAERPPARIEVVPFHEIMPAVAAGKYDAGLVIHEARFTYHRHGLTALVDLGEWWEGDTGLPIPLGAILARKGAVDPVAAAGWIRESVRQAWADPAASRDYVLSHAQEMEPDVVDRHIGLYVNEFTADLGDAGFAAVEALLGRAADAGLIPPTSGPQTSSSRATAWTS from the coding sequence GTGGCGCTCTCCCTGGCGATCTCGCCCTGCCCCAACGACACGTTCGTCTTCCACGCGCTGGTACACGGCCGGGTGCCCGGCGCGCCGCCGGTCGAGGTGACCTACGCGGACGTGGACGTCACCAACACGGCCGCCGAGCGGGGCGCGTTCGACCTGGTCAAGGTGAGCTACGCGGCACTGCCCTGGCTGCTGGACGACTACCACCTGCTGCCCTGCGGCGGAGCGCTCGGCCGCGGCTGCGGTCCGCTGGTGCTCACCCGCAGCGCAGCCGGCGACAGAGCAGCCGGCGACAGCGCAGCCGGCGACGGAGCGACCGCCGGTGCCGGCCGGCCGGACCGGGCCGACCTGAGCGGGGCCACGGTGGCGGTGCCCGGTGACCGGACCACGGCGTACCTGCTGTTCCGGCTCTGGTCAGCGGAGCGGCCGCCGGCGCGGATCGAGGTGGTGCCGTTCCACGAGATCATGCCGGCGGTGGCCGCCGGGAAGTACGACGCGGGGCTGGTCATCCACGAGGCGCGGTTCACCTACCACCGGCACGGGCTCACCGCGCTGGTGGACCTGGGCGAGTGGTGGGAGGGCGACACCGGCCTGCCGATCCCGCTCGGCGCGATCCTGGCCCGCAAGGGCGCCGTCGACCCGGTGGCGGCGGCCGGCTGGATCCGGGAGTCCGTCCGCCAGGCCTGGGCCGATCCGGCCGCCAGCCGGGACTACGTGCTCTCGCACGCGCAGGAGATGGAGCCCGACGTGGTGGACCGGCACATCGGCCTCTACGTCAACGAGTTCACCGCGGACCTGGGGGACGCGGGCTTCGCCGCCGTGGAGGCGCTGCTGGGCCGGGCCGCCGACGCCGGGCTGATCCCACCGACCTCCGGCCCTCAGACCTCGAGCTCGCGCGCCACCGCGTGGACCAGTTGA
- a CDS encoding cold-shock protein, with product MPTGRVKWYDAAKGYGFVTSDEGGDVFLPKGALPAGVTDLKGGQRVDFSVVDSRRGAQAMGVKLLDAPPSMAELRRRPAEELHGLVEDMIKVLEAKVQPDLRRGRFPDKKTAQKVAQLVHAVARELEV from the coding sequence GTGCCGACGGGTCGAGTGAAGTGGTATGACGCGGCCAAGGGATACGGGTTCGTCACCAGTGACGAGGGTGGCGACGTGTTCCTGCCCAAGGGCGCGCTACCCGCGGGTGTCACCGACCTGAAGGGTGGGCAGCGGGTCGACTTCAGCGTGGTGGACAGCCGCCGGGGCGCCCAGGCGATGGGGGTCAAGCTGCTGGACGCGCCGCCGTCGATGGCGGAGCTGCGCCGGCGCCCGGCCGAGGAGCTGCACGGCCTGGTCGAAGACATGATCAAGGTGCTGGAGGCGAAGGTCCAGCCGGACCTGCGCCGGGGCCGGTTCCCGGACAAGAAGACCGCGCAGAAGGTCGCTCAACTGGTCCACGCGGTGGCGCGCGAGCTCGAGGTCTGA
- a CDS encoding HAD family hydrolase, with product MLPLMVGFDLDMTLVDSRPGIAACFRALTAQTGVPVDADLAVSRLGPPLRTEIAHWFPPERVEEAVTIYRELYPAYAITPTVPLPGAREVVEAVHARGGRVMVVTAKLGRLARLHLEHLGLSVDEVAGDLFAKEKATALREHGATLYVGDHVADMAAAGAAGVPGVGVASGPCSTDELWAAGAYQVLDDLTGFPAALDRIIGLALRQQ from the coding sequence GTGCTTCCACTGATGGTCGGTTTCGACCTCGACATGACCCTGGTCGACTCCCGCCCCGGCATCGCCGCCTGCTTCCGGGCGCTCACCGCGCAGACCGGCGTACCCGTCGACGCGGACCTCGCGGTCTCCCGGCTCGGGCCGCCCTTGCGCACCGAGATCGCGCACTGGTTCCCGCCTGAGCGGGTGGAGGAGGCGGTGACGATCTACCGCGAGCTGTACCCGGCGTACGCGATCACCCCGACCGTCCCGTTGCCGGGCGCGCGGGAGGTGGTCGAGGCGGTGCACGCGCGCGGCGGCCGGGTGATGGTGGTGACCGCCAAGCTCGGCCGGCTGGCCCGGCTGCACCTGGAGCACCTCGGGCTGAGCGTCGACGAGGTGGCCGGGGACCTCTTCGCCAAGGAGAAGGCGACCGCGCTGCGCGAGCACGGCGCGACCCTCTACGTCGGCGATCATGTGGCGGACATGGCGGCGGCGGGCGCGGCCGGGGTGCCCGGCGTCGGGGTTGCCAGCGGGCCGTGCAGCACGGACGAGCTGTGGGCCGCCGGGGCGTACCAGGTGTTGGACGATCTCACCGGATTCCCGGCGGCGCTGGACCGGATCATCGGGCTAGCCTTGAGGCAGCAGTAG